In Musa acuminata AAA Group cultivar baxijiao chromosome BXJ3-9, Cavendish_Baxijiao_AAA, whole genome shotgun sequence, a single genomic region encodes these proteins:
- the LOC135649107 gene encoding probable glutathione S-transferase parA — MANLLRPIFEHIQGDKSPLLLESNLVYKTISVLIHGAKLFYECGTRLWKFKGSEQAAAKEVFIGNLRLLEGELGDKKYFAGDAFGFVEIAIVPFGRWFYSYMTCAGFSIEEAAPNLVAWGKRCMERESVTKALCDPHNVYELVSILRKRDGVE; from the exons ATGGCTAATCTTCTGAGG CCTATATTTGAGCACATACAAGGGGACAAGAGCCCGTTGCTGCTCGAGTCCAACCTGGTGTACAAGACGATCTCGGTCCTCATCCACGGTGCTAAGCTG TTCTATGAATGCGGGACAAGGCTGTGGAAGTTCAAGGGCTCAGAACAGGCGGCGGCCAAGGAGGTGTTCATCGGGAACCTGAGGCTGCTGGAGGGCGAGCTGGGAGACAAGAAGTACTTCGCCGGCGACGCCTTCGGCTTCGTCGAAATCGCGATCGTCCCCTTCGGACGCTGGTTCTACAGCTACATGACCTGCGCCGGCTTCAGCATAGAGGAGGCAGCGCCGAACCTGGTGGCGTGGGGCAAGCGGTGCATGGAGCGGGAGAGCGTGACCAAGGCACTGTGCGACCCCCACAATGTCTACGAGTTGGTGAGCATCCTCAGGAAGAGAGATGGAGTCGAGTAG
- the LOC135649528 gene encoding probable glutathione S-transferase parA: MGDVETKGVVLLDFWVSPFGQRCRIALAEKGVEYEYREENLGDKSPLLLKSNPVHKKIPVLIHDGKPVCESLIIVQYIDEAWPDCAPLLPADPYARGQARFWADFIDKKIYECGTRLWKLKGEGQAAAKEELIGILKLLEGELGDKKYFGGDAFGFVDIALVPFVSWFYTYETCAGFSIEEAAPKLVAWGKRCMERESVAKTLSDPHKVYEFVGGLKKRFGVE; the protein is encoded by the exons ATGGGGGATGTGGAGACGAAGGGGGTGGTGCTGCTGGACTTCTGGGTGAGCCCGTTCGGGCAGCGGTGCCGGATCGCGCTGGCGGAGAAGGGGGTGGAGTACGAGTACCGGGAGGAGAACCTGGGGGACAAGAGCCCGTTGCTGCTCAAGTCCAACCCCGTGCATAAGAAGATCCCTGTCCTCATCCACGACGGCAAGCCCGTGTGCGAGTCCCTCATCATCGTCCAATACATCGACGAGGCGTGGCCCGACTGCGCGCCGCTGCTGCCCGCCGACCCCTACGCCCGCGGCCAGGCCCGCTTCTGGGCCGACTTCATCGACAAGAAG ATCTATGAATGCGGGACAAGGTTGTGGAAGCTCAAGGGCGAGGGACAGGCGGCGGCCAAGGAGGAGCTCATCGGGATCCTGAAGCTGCTGGAGGGCGAGCTGGGAGACAAGAAGTACTTCGGCGGCGACGCGTTCGGCTTCGTCGACATCGCGCTCGTCCCGTTCGTGTCCTGGTTCTACACCTACGAGACCTGTGCCGGCTTCAGCATAGAGGAGGCAGCGCCCAAGCTGGTGGCGTGGGGCAAGCGGTGCATGGAGCGGGAGAGCGTGGCCAAGACACTGTCCGACCCCCACAAGGTCTACGAGTTCGTGGGCGGTCTCAAGAAAAGATTCGGAGTCGAGTAG